The genomic region AGTGCGTCCATCGGCCCGATGGACGACACGTTGCCGGCCCCGAGCACCAGGGCGACCTTCCCGGTCGTGGGGCGCGTCCGGTAGAACTCGGCCATGTGGTCGGGCAGGTTCGCGAGGGTGACCTCGGGCTCCATCCACACCTCGGCGCTGAAGCCGGTGAACGTGAGCTTGTCCCAGTTGTCCGTGGGGAAGACGGTGGCCACGACGCGCCCATCGACGCGCGCGAACGGCTCGGCCGGCAGCTGCGGCGCGCCGTAGCGCTCGATCTCGAGCAGCGAGCGCTTGAGCAGGCGGATGTTGCGCGCCATCACGGCGGGACCGGCCAGCCACTCCTCGCCTGCGGTGGGCGAGCTGAACGCGATGCCCTTGGCCTTGCAGCCCGCGGCTGCCCAACGCTCCGCGTCGGCGAGGGTGCGGTCGAGCAGGACGTCGAGCAGGGAGACACGCTCGCCGATGCTGAGCTTGGCCCAGGTGTCCTTCTGCGCCTTGATCGCCGCGACCGCCGCGTCCATCGCTTCCCGCGAGGTGGGCGGGATGCTGTGCTTCGCTTCGGGGATGGCGACGGATCCGACAGGGAGTGCAGCGCTCGTGCTCATGGGCTTCCTATTGAACGAGGTTCGAGGACGAGCACGTTATAAGATCTCGCGGGGGGACGCCACGCCTCGTTCCTCCTTGTCGCTGGTTGGTGACGTGGTTGCAGGAGGGGGGCGCGGCCGTGGGCCAGGGCCCGGTCGCGCAGGCGCTCCCTGCGGTGCCTCCCCGCTTTCGGCGCGCACGTATTCGGAACGAGCGCGTGGGGTCTGGCTCGTTCAGCAGAGCCCGACGACCCCAAGCCGAGCACCTCGGAAACCAAGTCGAGCGCATCTGAGCCCCCCCGCGCACAGTCGGACCTAGTAGCCCGGGCGGGGCCAGCGGCCGAGGGGGTTGGGGGGACCGAGAAAGCAAACGAAGTGCAGCTTTCTCCGGGGGCCCCGCAGGGAGCGCCTGCGCGACCGGCCCCTCGGCCGCTGGCCCCGCTCGGGCGCCGGGTTGGGGGGACCGAGAAAGCAAACGAAGTGCAGCTTTCTCCGGGGGCCCCGCAGGGAGCGCCTGCGCGACCGGCCCCTCGGCCGCTGGTCCCGCTCGGGCGCTGATCACGTTTTCCGGGTTTGCGCTCCCCGAGACCCTGTGGCATGGTCCGCGCCCTCCGCGTCGAGCGGGGTTCTGGAAGAAGAGGAAGTCAATGTCCGCAAGTGAGGCGATTCAGTGTAGGCCCGTCGAGGTCCAGGTGGGCGACAAGGGGCTCGAGCGCGCCGTCAAGCACCTCAAGCGCAAGATGGCGTCCGAGGGCATCCTGCGTGAGCTCAAGCGCCGCCGGCACTACATGAAGCCGTCCGTGAAGGCGCGTAAGAAGGCCGCCGAGGCCAGCCGCCGCCGCCGCAAGCGCGTCAAGATGGAGGGCTGATCCCCCTCCCGACCGCGGAACGGCCCAAGCACCGTCGCCTGCGCATTGCGCTCGCGGCGGTTTTGGCGTTTCTGGCGTACCACACGTACCGCAGCCGCTCCGGCGAGGATCTCTACCCCGTGGCCAGCGAGGGGCCGCCACGCGGCCGCACGCTCGAGCAGTGGGGCGCCTACCTCTACGACGCCCACGGCTGCGCCGCGTGCCACAGCATCGCCGGGGTGCGCGGCGTGGGCGGCTCGCTGGACCGCATCATGGGCCAGACCCGACACTTCACCGACGGGTCCGACGGAGTGGTCGACACGGACTACCTCCGTGAGAGCATCATCACCCCCCAGCGTAAGGTCGTCATGGGCTTCTCGGGCTCCATGCCCCGCTACGACTTCCGCGACGACGAAGTCGACGCCCTCGTCGCGTACCTCGCCTCCATCTGACCCGCCCACAACGGGATGATGGTCGTCGAGATCTCTACGCGCTGGTAGGATCCGCGTCATGAACGGTACACCGAAGAAGGGCAACCACGTGCGCCGCGTCGGCATCGTCTTCTCGGGCGGCCCGGCGCCAGCGGCCAACGCGGTGATCTCGGCCGCGTCCATCTCGTTCATGGCCGACGGACGCGAGGTGGTGGGCTTCTTCCACGGGTACTCGAACCTGCAGGACTACCACCCGCTCACGCACCGGCTGCTGCCGGATGAGCACTACCGCGTGTTCACCGAGAAAGACCTGACGGGCATCCGCAACCAGCGCGGCATCCTGATCGGCACGGCACGCGCGAACCCGGGCAAGGACGTCGAGACCCCCGCGGACCTCGACTGCCCGGTGAAGACCGCGCGCCTGCGCAACATCTACAACGCGATGGTGGACCTCGAGATCGACGCCCTGATCTCGATCGGCGGCGACGACACGCTCAAGACGGCCAACCTGCTGTTCGAGTACCAGCAGCACCTGCCCGAAGCCGCGCGCCGCTTCCAGATCGTCCATCTGCCGAAGACCATCGACAACGACTACCGCGGCATCGACTTCACGTTCGGCTTCTTCACGGCCGTCGACTTCATGGCCAAGGAGCTCCAGAACCTGCACGCCGACTGCTTGGCCACGAGCAGCTACTTCATCGTCGAGACCATGGGGCGCAAGGCGGGTTGGCTCTCGTACGGGGTGGCCATCGCGGGTGAGGCGCACATGGTGCTCGGCGTCGAAGACGTGGACGAGACGCTGACCGAGAACGAGACTGTCGTGGACCCGGAGACCGGGGCGAGCAGCGTCGTCGCGCGCCTGTCGATCGACAAGCTGACCGACCTCGTGGTGGACCTGATCCTCACGCGCGAGCGCCGCGGCCAACACTACGGCACGGTGGTGCTGGCCGAGGGCCTGGCCGAGCTGCTTCCAGACAGTACGCTGCGCGCGCTGCCGCGCGACGACCATGGGCACATCTCACTGAGCGCGATGGACCTGGGCAAGCTGGTCGCCACGCGCGTCAGCGACCGCTACGAGGCGCGCACGGGTCGCCGCAAGAAGGTCAGCGGAGTACAGCTGGGCTACGAGTCGCGCTGCGCGCCCCCGCACGCGTTCGACGTGATGCTGGGCAGCCAGCTGGGCATCGGCGCCTACCGCGCGCTGGTGGAAGAGAACCTCGACGGGCACATGGTGAGCGTGTGCGGCCAGCTGGATCTGCAGTACGTGCCGTTCGCCGAGCTGGTCAACCGCGAGACCCTGCGCACCGATCTGCGCTTCATCGAGGTGGGCAGCGACTTCCACCGCCTGGCGCGTTTCCTCGAGACGCGCACGGACCGCATCCTCGACTGGCGCCCAGGTCGACGCGTCGAGCCCGAGCCCACCAGCTCGGAGTGAGGGCGGGCACCGCACGACGGGCACCGCGCCCGTCCTCGAACGCCGCGAAGAGCAAGGCGGACCGAGGTCGATTGCGCCCCAACGGGCCCTGATGCCGTACACGCCGAGGCTCACCGCGCCCGTTTGTGCCATGGTGCGGCCATGCCCGAGGTCGACGAGCTCCGCACGCCCATGCAAGCCCGCGCGCACAAGACGCGCGCGTCTCTGGTGACCGCAGCACAGGCCGAGTTCGCAGAGCGGGGGTACGCGAGCACCACCGCCAAGTCCATCGCCAAGCGGGCGGGGGTCTCGACCGGCAGCTTCTACCAGTACTTCACCGACAAGGACGGGGTGCTGCGCGAGCTGGCGAACGAGCGCGCCGCCGTGCTGCGCGACACCATCCTCCGTGAGATGCGCGCCGATCTCGGGCCCAGCACGGGCCTTGCCCCGGACATGACCCGTAGCGCCATCGTCGCGCGCCTGACGGGGGTGGTCGACGCCGTCGTGCGCCACCACCGCGAAGACACGCGCTTCCACGCCGTGGTGACGGAGCGCCGACTGGCGGACGCAGAGCTGGACGCGGCCGCCACCGCCGGCGAGCGCACGCTGGTCGAGCGCACCGCCGAGCTGCTGCAACGCTGGGGTCACTCGGGAGACTGCCTCGCGACGGCTTTCGTGCTTTTCGGCATGGTCGAGGGCTCCGTCCACGCGCACGTGCTGGGACATCCTATCATCAGCGATACGCGGTTCCGGGACACGCTGGTGGAGGCCGTCCTGCGACTGGCCCTGCCCGCCGCGCCGACGCGCGTCTGACGGCCATGCGGCGCCCCGCGCAGCGCGGCAGCGTGCCGGCGTGACGGCGCCTGGACTCGCCGGGGTGATCGTCGCTACCCTGCGCCCCGTGGCCCGCATGACCCACCGAGACGCCTACGCCAACCTCTTGCGCGACACGCGCGGCATGCGGCGCGACCACGCCGGAGCGCGCGAGCGGTGGTACGCCCAGCTGCCGTGGGAGCACAAAGAAGAGAGCCTGTTCGAGCTGGAGATGCTCCTCAAGGGCTTCGCCTGCTTCGGAAACGCGCGCAACCACCCCGGCCCGCCGCGGCGTGTGCCCGACGTGGCGCACGACTTCCGCGAAGAGCTGCGCATCATGCGTGACGCGCTGACGCAGGCCGGGGATCAAGTGCGGGACCTCCTCGGCGACAAGGAGCGCGCCTACGTGTTCTCGCGCTACCTCGAGACGGTGCTGCCCGAGGACCGGGAGCGCACGCAGCTGGTGCACGATCAGCTGTCGCAGGACACTCCGGAGGCCGCGCTGATGGTGCTGCGCAGCAGCTTCGGGGGCTACCTCGAGCTGGCCGAGGGCCTCCTGCGCCTCAACCGCATCCCCCACCGGCTGTACAACGCGCTGCAGAGCACGGTCACGCGCGAGGTGGGCCGCAACGCGTTCTTCAATCCGTTGGTGGCGCTGGAGTTCCGCCCGGAGTTCGACCGCATCCGCGCGCCCGAGGTGCTGGAGGCCCTGCACGCCATCGAGAGCGAGGCTACTCACCGCATGGTGTCGCTCACCATGCTCACGCTGTTCCGCGCCCTGCGCTACGTGGCGCTGGTCGAGCGCTACGCGGCGGAGCCGGCCACCGCCCGCCGCAGCTACCTCATCCTGGCCGTGCTGCGCAGCGACGTGCGCGCCCTCACGCGCTTCTTGTTCCGTCAGGCCGCGGGGATCATGGCCGACGGCCTCGAGCGCGAGCTGATGGAGGCGAGCGCCAGCGACATCCGCATGCGGAACGACGCGTGGGCGCGGCGCGCGGCGGCCCTGCTCTCGTTGCGGCGCACGCTCGAGACCATCGCCAACACGCTGCGCATCGAGGTGCGCAAGACCTACGAGCGAGAGCTGCCTTCTCCCTCCGAGGCCCCCGCAGACGAGCTGCTGGCGCCGTCGTTGATCCAGGCCTGCGCCTCGCTGCGCGCCACGCTGCACCACGCCGTCCTCAACCTGTGCACCGAGCTCTCGCCCGGGCGCACGCTGCCCGAGCTGGGCTCCGACGAGGCCAGCCGCCGCGCCGCCAGCGTGCGACTGCGCCGCGACGTCTGGATGTTCAAGCAGGTGCTGCGCGCGTTCCTGGCCAAGGCCGACGCCTCGCGTCACGGAGGGCTGGACCACTGGAGCAGCGCCGCCAGCTTCGTGTACGTGCGCGAGTTCCTGAACCACTTCCGCGCCATCGGCTATCAGCTGGTGCGACGCAGCGACTACGAGCGCTTGGACCACTTCATCGGCGCCATCGACTCCCTGCGCGACGCCGACCTGCTCGACGAGGGACAGATGCGCGCCGCCGTGGACGAGTGCCGCGCCTTCTTCGAGTACCTGGGCCGCCTGCTGGCGCAGATCAGCCGCCGCGAAGAGCTGCGCGACACGCCGTTCGACAAGCAGACCGCGGTGGACACGCTGCGCGTCTACCTGGGCGCGGCGTGACCGCAGGCCCGGAGGCGCCGCGCGAAGGCGGGCAGCATGAAGGCCAGCGACCCGGAGCTGCGCCGCCCGACGGCGTCCACCACGAGGGCGTGCACTACGAAGACGTCGAGGCCGGCTACTTCGAGGCCCGCCAGCTGAAGCGCTGGGCCGGCCCGTGGTCGCTCTGGGCGCTGGGTGTCGGCGCCGTCATCTCGGGCGACTTCTTTGGGTGGCAATTCGGCCTGACCCACGGGGGCTTCGGCGGGATGCTGCTCGCCACGGGTGTGATGAGCGTGATGTACGCCGGGCTGTGCTTCAGCATCGCGGAGATGTCCGCGGCGCTGCCTCATGCGGGCGGCGCCTACTCGTTCGCGCGCTCGGCCATGGGCCCGTGGGGCGGCTACGTCACTGGCCTCGCCGAGAACATGGAGTACGTGCTCACCCCGGCGGTGATCGTGGTCGGCGTGGGCGGCTACCTGCAGGCCATCCTGGGCACGCCCGAGGCCTACCAGCCGCTGCTCTGGCTGGGCTGCTACGTGGTCTTCGTGGGGCTCAACATCGCGGGCGCGGCCGCATCGTTTCGCACCACGCTCGTCATCACGCTGATGGCGCTCGGCATCTTGCTGGTGTTCTGGATGGGTGCTGCGCCCCTCGCGCGCGTCGAGCACGCCCTCGACATCCCCCCCGACCCGGCCGCCGCGTCGGGGTCGACGTTCCTTCCCGCAGGCGCCCTCGGGGTGCTGCGCGCGCTGCCGTTCGCGATGTGGTTCTTCCTCGCCATCGAGGAGCTGCCCCTCGCCGCCGAAGAGGCGATCGACCCCGTGCGCGACATGCCGCGCGCGCTGGGTTCGGGTCTGCTGACGCTGGTGGTGGCGGCCTTCCTCACGCTCGGCCTGAACAGCGCCATCGCGCCTGGCGCTGCGGCGCTCGCACAGACCCAGGAGCCCTTGCTGGTGGGCCTCCGCACCATCTTCGGGGCGGGCGCCTCGAGCAGCGTGCTGGCGCTGGTCGCCGTGGTGGGCCTGATGGCCAGCTTCCACGGCATCGTGTTCGCCTACGGGCGGCAGATCTACTCGCTCTCGCGCGCGGGCTACTTCCCGCGCGCGCTGTCGCTCACGCACCCCACGCGCCAGACGCCGCACGTGGCGCTGGTGGTCGGCGCGGCGCTGGGCTTCGCGGTAGCCTGCGTGATCCGCGCGCTCGGCACGGGCAGCCCCGTGGGCGCGGTGCTGCTCAACATGGCGGTGTTCGGGGCCGTGCTCTCCTACGTGCTGCAGATGCTCTCCTATGTGCTGCTGCGCACCAAGCACCCGCAGCTCCCGCGCCCCTACCGCAGCCCGCTCGGCCTGGCGGGCGCCGTGGTGGCGCTGCTGGTCAGCCTGCTCACGCTGGTCGCGCTCTTCGTGAGCGACCCCGTCTACCGCAAGGTCGTGCTGGGCGCGGCGGTCTGGTACGCGGCGGGGCTGCTGTACTTCGCGCTGTTCGCGCGTCACCGCCTGGTGCTGGCCCCCGAGGAGCTCGCGGCCCGTCAGCGCGAGCGCGACACGCCCTGAACGAGCGAAACGACGCCCGCGTACACCGCTAGTACGACGGACACGCGCCGCGCCCTGGTACGCTCGGCCGATGACGTCGCTCGCCGAACAGCTGCTGCGGGACGCCCTGCGTGATGTGCTCGGCAATGCGGAATGCCAGCTCGACGTCACGCAGGGGCCGTACTTCGGCGACCCATGGAGCGGCGCGACGGCCGACACCAGCGTGAGCACGAAGGGCCTGCGGCATCCGCAGACCGGTCGGGCCCTCTCGGTCACGCTGGACTACACCGAGCACGACCTCTCGGGGCAGACCGACCGCTGGAGCGTGACCCTCGAGGGCTTCTCCGCCACCGAGGCTGGGCGCATGCGCGTGCTCCTGAGCCCGTTCGAGCGCGTCCGCAACCTCAACCCCAACCTGCGCTACAGGTGGACCATCGACGGCAAGCCGGGCGTCACCTCACGCACGGGGCGCTGAGCCGAGCGGGCGCACGCGCCGTAGCCATGGCGCAACCCCGCGTCGACGAGCGCACCGCGCGCAGCCTCGTCAGGCCACCTTGCGCATCCACGCGATGCAGCCCTCGAGCGCTTGCTGCATGGCCTCGGGGCTGGCCTTGCCGCGTGGCCCGTGCCCAGGGAGCACCCACTCCCATGCATGCGCGCGCAGCGCCTCGGTGGACGTGATCTGCTGCCCCCAGTCGTACCAGCACGCGTTCTTGAAGCTGAACAGGCGCTTGCGCAGGATGTCCCACGCCAGGTGGTCGCCCGCGAACAGGTAGCGCCCCTTGTACAGCAGGCACATGGAGCCCTGCGTGTGGCCAGGCACGGGGATCATCAGCAGCTCGTCGTCGAGCGGCGTGGGCTCCGCGATCTCGATCAGGTTCTCCACGCTGCGCGTGTGCGGGCGCAGGTCGCGCTTGTGCAGGATGCGCGTGGCGCCGAAGGCCGCCGCGTAGCGATCGTGATCCGCCACGTCGTCGCGGTGCGTGAGGAACATGGTCTGCACGCCACCCAGCGCCTGCACGCGCTCCACCAGTCCCTTGTTGAAGCGCGGCGAGTCGATCATCACGTTGCCGCGCTCGCGCACGATCAGGTAGCTGGCCGCGCCGAAGCTGTCGCGGCTGTGGAAGCCGAGGTGGTAGACGCCCGTGTCCTCGCTCGGGTCGATGGGCAGGGGGAAGCTCTCGATGGCCGGCTGCAGGTCGTGCTTCTCGAGCGTGCCGATGCTGCCCGTGGGGCACGCCACCACGGCGCGCAGGGCCGCCGCCAGCTGTTCTCCCTGCGGTTGCTCGCGCACGTAGCTCTGGTCGTTCTTGCCGTCGAAGGTGCCGAACGCCACCCAGCGGCAGGTGCCGCAGTCGATGCAGCCGCTGTCCACGAAGAAGTCGCCGGGCACGTTGGTGGGCAGGCGTTTGTGCTTCGAGGCCATGGGCCCATCATCACTGGGGGATCGCAGGAGACGCAAGCGGCGCGAGCGCGAGCAGCTGCGGCGCGAGGCGCGCGAAGTGGGGCGTCGCTGCGTGTCCTCGGTCCCAGCGCGGCGCGTCAGTCTCCATCCCGACGAGCACGACCAGGCGTGGCGCCTCCATCGGGAGCATGCCGACGAAGCTGCAATAGAAGGGTGGTTGGACACCGCCCCGCGCGCGGCCGTTGATGGGCCACTCCGAAAGCCAGGTGCCGCCGGTCTTGCCGCCGACCCGCATCCCTGCCACGCGTGCCGCGCGACCCGTCCCCGCCTCGGACGTGACGGCCTCCAGCATCGACCGCACCGCGTGTGCCGTCTCGACACGCATGAGCTGCCGCCCATCCGCAAGTCGCCCGTCGTTGGCGAGGATCGCGTACGCGCGCGCCATCGCCACAGGGTCCATGCGCTGTGGGACGCCCGTGGCCTCGTCGAAGGTCCGCTCCGAGGGCCACGGAGCACGAAACGCGCTCGGGTCCAACACACCAAGACGCACCAACCACTCCCCGAGACGCCCACCGTCGAGGTATCGGACGGCGAGCAACGCCGGCGCCAAGGTCGACGAGCCCTGGGTCATCACCGCCATCGTGACATCGCCGAAGCGCGCGGAGTCGCGATAGACGGTGTCGCCCATGATCACCTCCCCATCGCCCCCCGGGTACACCGCCAGCGGGTCCGCCCCCGCCTCGATCACCCCGGCCAGCACCAATGGGCGCAACGTGCCGCTCGGCGGGTACCGACGGAGCGAGGCCCCACCGTAGTCGCCCAGCGCCAAGAGCGCGCCCGTGGGGACGTCAACCACCGCGATCACGACCGCGAGCGGCGCCTGAAGGCGGACGATCTCCTGCACCTCCGCGTCGACCAGCGCGCGCATGCGGTCGGCGTTGGGGTTCGCGGCGGGCAACGGTGGGGGCGGGGGCGACGGGACGCCGATGCGCGCCGCCACCGCAGTTTCGCCCGCTGCCGCATGCTGCGTAGCGCCGGCGCCTGGCTCTCGCACGCGCGCGCCCGCGTCCTCGGCGCGTGCCGCCGGGGCCCCAGGAGGAAGGGAACGCTCACACGCCGCGAGCGAGCCCACGAACGAGCACAGGACGAAGAGCCAAGCGGCGCACGAGCGACTGGCCCATGGTCGCAGCCGCACTCTCCATGGCACTCCTCTCCTGCTCGGCGCGGGCATGGCGACAGCATGCGGCGACACGCGCGGCAACGACAACCCTTGCGGCGACGGCATCACAGACGGCCCTACCGCCAGCCCATCCGACGGCGGCCTGCTATGCACGTCGCATGTCGCGCTCCGTCACGCTGCACGAGTGGCTCGCCGAGGCCCCCTTCACGCTGGGCATGAGCTCGGGCTTCTTCGGCTTCTTCGCGCATGCGGGGGTGCTCGCGGCGCTCGAGGAGCGGGGACTCGCCCCCAGCGCGGTGGCGGGCTCGAGCGCGGGCGCGCTGGTCACGGGCGCTTGGGCCGGTGGGGTGTGCAGCGAGGAGCTGCGCGACACGCTGCTGAGCCTGCGGCGCCCGGACTTCTGGGACCCGGCGCCCGGCGCGGGGCTGCTGCGAGGGCAGCTGTTCCGCGACCGGCTGGACGCGCTGCTCCGGCACAAGACCTTCGAGGCCTGCCGGGTCCCCGCCAGCCTGGTGGTGCACGACGTCTTCGCCCGCCGCGCCCTGCCCGTGTCCTCGGGAGACCTGGCGGCCGCCATCCACGCCTCCTGCGCCGTCCCGGGCATGTTCCACCCCGTGCGGGTGCAGGGCCGCCTGATGGTCGACGGTGGCGTGACCGACCGTGCAGGCCTGTGTGGGGTGCCAGAGGACCGGCGCGTGCTCTACCACCACCTGGCCTCACGCTCCCCGTGGCGACGACCGGGCAGCCCTGCGCTGCGCGTCCCGACACGCGCCAACCTGGTCGCGCTGGTGGTTCCGGACCTGCCGCGCCTGAGCCCCTTTCGCCTCGGCGAGGCCCAGGTGGCGTACGAGCGAGCGCTGGCCACCACCCGGCGACGGCTGGACCAGCCTCTTCCCGAGGATGCCGGTTGACCCAAGGACATGTCCTCGGACGCGGTTAGAGTCGCTACCCAGAGACGGAAACGATCCCGAAGTGCCCTTGAACTGCACACCTCCGTCCGCTAGCCTCGTACTTATCGCGCCGTGCACGGAACTTCCGGCGGCATCCCCCGCGCCCCGACAGCTTCTATGACCGAACCACTGCCCGCTGCTCCCGACGCCCATGACGACCTGAGCCAGACCGGCGTCGCGGTCGGTGATGTCCTCGCTGGCAAGTACAAGGTGGATCAAGTCCTCGGCGCCGGAGGCATGGGTGTCGTGGTGCGCGCCACGCACCAGATCCTGAACAGCAAGGTCGCGATGAAGTTCTTGCTGCCCGAGTACGTGAACAACTCGGGCATCGTCGAGCGCTTCCTGCGCGAGGCGCGCGCGGCCGTGTCCATCAAGAACCCGCATGTGGCAGGCGTCATCGACGTAGGCACGCTCGAGAGCGGCTCGCCCTACATCGTGATGGAGTATCTGCAGGGGCGCGACCTGGCCGACGTGCTCGAAGCCGAGGTCTACGTGCGCGACGTGGCGCGCGCGGCCAAGTTCATCCTGCAGGCCTGTGAAGGCCTCGCCGCGGCGCACGCCAACGGCATCGTCCACCGCGACATCAAGCCGGGCAACCTGTTCATCACCAACGCGTCCGACGGAACGGAGCAGGTGAAGGTGCTCGACTTCGGCATCTCCAAGTCCGGCACCGAGCTGAACAACCTCACGCGCACGGGCGCGGTCATGGGCTCCCCCATGTACATGTCGCCCGAGCAGATGCGCAGCACGCGCAACGTGGACGCCCGGTCCGACGTGTGGTCCCTCGGGGTGGTCGCGTTCGAGCTGCTCACGGGTCGCCTCCCCTACGAGGCCGAGACGATGACCGAGCTGGTCGCGATGGTGCTGGAGCACGACCCTCCGCGCACCCGGGATCTGCGGCCCGACATCCCGGCGGCGCTGGACGACGCCGTCGCGGGCGCGCTCACGAAGAACCCCGACAACCGCTACGCCGACGTCGCCGACTTCGCGAACGACATCGCCATCGCCGTGGGTGACCCCAGCCTCCACGAGCAAGCGCAGCGCATCCGTCGCATCGTGTCGCGCGGCGTCGCCGACATGACGGGCTCGCAGCAGATCTCGTCCAGCACGGGCATGCCGCTCGCGCGCTCGCACATCCGCACGCGCCCCGACGAAGAAAAGAAGCGCAAGGTGCTGCTGGGCGTGGCCGCGCTGGCCGCGCTGCTCGTGGCGGGTGGGCTCGGCGCCTACTTCGCCAGCTCGCGCAACGCGCCGGCCCCCGAGGCCCAGGTCACCCCCGCCGAGAGCCCCATGGAGGTCCCGCTCCCCACGGTGCCCGCCGTCGAAGCCGTGGGTGCTGCCGCCACGGCCGAGGTACCCGCGGTCGAGCCTGCGCCTCCCGCGGTCGAGGTCGAGCCCGCCGTGGCCGAAGCGACGCCCAACGAGACCGCCGACACCGAGGAAGCGGACGGCGAGCACCACCGCTCGAGCTCGTCCTCGTCGTCCAGCAGCTCACGCAGCAGCAGCCGCTCCAGCAGCTCCAGCCGAAGCGCGATGACCACCACGCAGGCGCAGACAGCCCCAGCCGCCACCCCGCCGCCAACCATGACCAGCCCGGCGAACCTGCTGCTCGACCGCAACTGAGCGCGCACCGCGGGCGTCCGCTGGCGCACGGCCGTGGTGCCCTGCGGGCGCCGCTCCGTCCCCACGCGAGCGGTCAGATGAGCGTGCGCCG from Sandaracinaceae bacterium harbors:
- the rpsU gene encoding 30S ribosomal protein S21, with translation MSASEAIQCRPVEVQVGDKGLERAVKHLKRKMASEGILRELKRRRHYMKPSVKARKKAAEASRRRRKRVKMEG
- a CDS encoding cytochrome c, translating into MAFLAYHTYRSRSGEDLYPVASEGPPRGRTLEQWGAYLYDAHGCAACHSIAGVRGVGGSLDRIMGQTRHFTDGSDGVVDTDYLRESIITPQRKVVMGFSGSMPRYDFRDDEVDALVAYLASI
- a CDS encoding 6-phosphofructokinase, which translates into the protein MNGTPKKGNHVRRVGIVFSGGPAPAANAVISAASISFMADGREVVGFFHGYSNLQDYHPLTHRLLPDEHYRVFTEKDLTGIRNQRGILIGTARANPGKDVETPADLDCPVKTARLRNIYNAMVDLEIDALISIGGDDTLKTANLLFEYQQHLPEAARRFQIVHLPKTIDNDYRGIDFTFGFFTAVDFMAKELQNLHADCLATSSYFIVETMGRKAGWLSYGVAIAGEAHMVLGVEDVDETLTENETVVDPETGASSVVARLSIDKLTDLVVDLILTRERRGQHYGTVVLAEGLAELLPDSTLRALPRDDHGHISLSAMDLGKLVATRVSDRYEARTGRRKKVSGVQLGYESRCAPPHAFDVMLGSQLGIGAYRALVEENLDGHMVSVCGQLDLQYVPFAELVNRETLRTDLRFIEVGSDFHRLARFLETRTDRILDWRPGRRVEPEPTSSE
- a CDS encoding TetR/AcrR family transcriptional regulator translates to MPEVDELRTPMQARAHKTRASLVTAAQAEFAERGYASTTAKSIAKRAGVSTGSFYQYFTDKDGVLRELANERAAVLRDTILREMRADLGPSTGLAPDMTRSAIVARLTGVVDAVVRHHREDTRFHAVVTERRLADAELDAAATAGERTLVERTAELLQRWGHSGDCLATAFVLFGMVEGSVHAHVLGHPIISDTRFRDTLVEAVLRLALPAAPTRV
- the eat gene encoding ethanolamine permease, which codes for MTAGPEAPREGGQHEGQRPGAAPPDGVHHEGVHYEDVEAGYFEARQLKRWAGPWSLWALGVGAVISGDFFGWQFGLTHGGFGGMLLATGVMSVMYAGLCFSIAEMSAALPHAGGAYSFARSAMGPWGGYVTGLAENMEYVLTPAVIVVGVGGYLQAILGTPEAYQPLLWLGCYVVFVGLNIAGAAASFRTTLVITLMALGILLVFWMGAAPLARVEHALDIPPDPAAASGSTFLPAGALGVLRALPFAMWFFLAIEELPLAAEEAIDPVRDMPRALGSGLLTLVVAAFLTLGLNSAIAPGAAALAQTQEPLLVGLRTIFGAGASSSVLALVAVVGLMASFHGIVFAYGRQIYSLSRAGYFPRALSLTHPTRQTPHVALVVGAALGFAVACVIRALGTGSPVGAVLLNMAVFGAVLSYVLQMLSYVLLRTKHPQLPRPYRSPLGLAGAVVALLVSLLTLVALFVSDPVYRKVVLGAAVWYAAGLLYFALFARHRLVLAPEELAARQRERDTP
- a CDS encoding MBL fold metallo-hydrolase — encoded protein: MASKHKRLPTNVPGDFFVDSGCIDCGTCRWVAFGTFDGKNDQSYVREQPQGEQLAAALRAVVACPTGSIGTLEKHDLQPAIESFPLPIDPSEDTGVYHLGFHSRDSFGAASYLIVRERGNVMIDSPRFNKGLVERVQALGGVQTMFLTHRDDVADHDRYAAAFGATRILHKRDLRPHTRSVENLIEIAEPTPLDDELLMIPVPGHTQGSMCLLYKGRYLFAGDHLAWDILRKRLFSFKNACWYDWGQQITSTEALRAHAWEWVLPGHGPRGKASPEAMQQALEGCIAWMRKVA
- a CDS encoding patatin-like phospholipase family protein — translated: MSRSVTLHEWLAEAPFTLGMSSGFFGFFAHAGVLAALEERGLAPSAVAGSSAGALVTGAWAGGVCSEELRDTLLSLRRPDFWDPAPGAGLLRGQLFRDRLDALLRHKTFEACRVPASLVVHDVFARRALPVSSGDLAAAIHASCAVPGMFHPVRVQGRLMVDGGVTDRAGLCGVPEDRRVLYHHLASRSPWRRPGSPALRVPTRANLVALVVPDLPRLSPFRLGEAQVAYERALATTRRRLDQPLPEDAG
- a CDS encoding protein kinase, with amino-acid sequence MTEPLPAAPDAHDDLSQTGVAVGDVLAGKYKVDQVLGAGGMGVVVRATHQILNSKVAMKFLLPEYVNNSGIVERFLREARAAVSIKNPHVAGVIDVGTLESGSPYIVMEYLQGRDLADVLEAEVYVRDVARAAKFILQACEGLAAAHANGIVHRDIKPGNLFITNASDGTEQVKVLDFGISKSGTELNNLTRTGAVMGSPMYMSPEQMRSTRNVDARSDVWSLGVVAFELLTGRLPYEAETMTELVAMVLEHDPPRTRDLRPDIPAALDDAVAGALTKNPDNRYADVADFANDIAIAVGDPSLHEQAQRIRRIVSRGVADMTGSQQISSSTGMPLARSHIRTRPDEEKKRKVLLGVAALAALLVAGGLGAYFASSRNAPAPEAQVTPAESPMEVPLPTVPAVEAVGAAATAEVPAVEPAPPAVEVEPAVAEATPNETADTEEADGEHHRSSSSSSSSSSRSSSRSSSSSRSAMTTTQAQTAPAATPPPTMTSPANLLLDRN